A window of the Cicer arietinum cultivar CDC Frontier isolate Library 1 chromosome 6, Cicar.CDCFrontier_v2.0, whole genome shotgun sequence genome harbors these coding sequences:
- the LOC140920788 gene encoding uncharacterized protein, giving the protein MEESHLIDVILSRFEEINNFNEFIDENHLIDLPSIGKRFTRSYERCLSNPCQILLSYEMDDSNMLFVGWGDFVLKEKLKSIKSSLREWHKNHGSNLSRIVVFQWLKEGDAISKNFHGDISSKRRHKAILSIKDEEVMAVVWDCDSFKSPSLYGVKHEFMKLLWEFNTDRKMVRGSNYNCIVLILKKESAQ; this is encoded by the exons ATGGAGGAAAGTCATTTGATTGATGTAATTTTGTCAAGATTTGAAGAGATCAACAATTTTAATGAATTCATTGATGAGAATCATTTGATTGATTTACCTTCAATTGGGAAGAGGTTTACGCGGTCTTATGAGAGATGTTTATCAAATCCTTGTCAAATTTTGTTGTCTTATGAGATGGATGATTCG AATATGTTGTTTGTTGGATGGGGAGACTTTGTTTTGAAGGAAAAATTGAAGAGTATCAAATCATCTTTAAGAGAGTGGCATAAAAATCATGGTAGCAATTTGA GTCGTATTGTCGTATTTCAATGGTTGAAGGAGGGTGATGCTATTTCGAAGAATTTTCATGGTGATATTTCTTCTAAGAGAAGGCATAAGGCCATCTTGAGCATCAAAG ACGAGGAAGTTATGGCAGTTGTGTGGGATTGTGATAGTTTTAAAAGCCCTAGTCTATATGGTGTTAAGCATGAATTTATGAAATTGTTGTGGGAGTTTAATACAGATAGAAAGATGGTGCGAGGGTCTAATTATAATTGTATTGTCCTTATTCTAAAGAAGGAAAGTGCTCAATAG